Proteins encoded together in one Musa acuminata AAA Group cultivar baxijiao chromosome BXJ3-6, Cavendish_Baxijiao_AAA, whole genome shotgun sequence window:
- the LOC103987086 gene encoding heavy metal-associated isoprenylated plant protein 7-like codes for MGEEEKKPEQGKKEEPKAKEENKEEGKGEDGKKGGGEGEKKEGGGEEKKADEPPPPPPEEIVMRVYMHCEGCARKVKRSLKGFEGVEDVKTDCRTHKVVVKGKKAAEDPMKVVERVQKKAGRKVELLTPLPPPKPEKKEEEKKEEEKPKVEEKKEEPQVIAVVLKVHMHCEACAQEIKKRILKMKGVQAAEPDLKASQVTVKGVFDPQKLGEYVYKRTGKQAVVAKQEPAEKKAEDDKGGGGDAAKDEKKADEAGGGNAEGEKKEEKDGGGGQGGGDEKDKKEGGGAAEDGAAPATKVVELVRNEFYQYYPRYPGGYVGYAYPPQMFSDENPNACAVM; via the exons ATGGGGGAG GAGGAGAAAAAGCCGGAGCAGGGGAAGAAGGAGGAGCCCAAGGCGAAGGAGGAGAACAAGGAGGAGGGGAAGGGTGAGGACGGGAAGAAGGGCGGTGGCGAGGGGGAGAAGAAGGAAGGGGGTGGCGAAGAAAAGAAGGCGGACgagccgccgcctccgccgccggaGGAGATCGTGATGCGCGTCTACATGCACTGCGAGGGATGCGCCAGGAAGGTGAAGCGCTCGTTGAAGGGATTCGAAG GTGTGGAAGATGTGAAGACGGACTGCAGGACCCACAAGGTGGTTGTGAAGGGGAAGAAGGCGGCGGAGGACCCGATGAAGGTGGTGGAGCGGGTCCAGAAGAAGGCGGGGAGGAAGGTGGAGCTGCtgacgccgctgccgccgccgaagccggagaagaaagaggaggaaaagaaggaagaggagaagcccaaggtagaggagaagaaggaagag CCGCAAGTGATCGCTGTGGTGCTCAAGGTTCATATGCATTGCGAGGCCTGCGCACAAGAGATCAAGAAGAGAATACTAAAGATGAAAG GGGTGCAGGCGGCGGAACCGGATCTGAAGGCGTCCCAAGTGACGGTGAAGGGCGTCTTCGACCCGCAGAAGCTGGGGGAGTACGTGTACAAGAGGACCGGGAAGCAGGCGGTGGTGGCGAAGCAGGAGCCGGCGGAGAAGAAGGCGGAGGACGACAAGGGCGGCGGTGGAGACGCGGCCAAAGACGAGAAGAAAGCGGACGAGGCCGGCGGGGGCAATGCCGAGGGcgagaaaaaggaagagaaggaCGGCGGCGGTGGCCAAGGAGGAGGAGACGAGAAGGACAAGAAGGAAGGCGGCGGAGCGGCGGAGGACGGGGCGGCACCGGCGACCAAGGTGGTGGAGCTGGTGCGAAACGAGTTCTACCAGTACTACCCGAGATATCCCGGGGGATACGTGGGATACGCGTATCCCCCACAGATGTTCAGCGATGAGAACCCCAACGCTTGCGCTGTGATGTAA